In Acholeplasma equirhinis, the following proteins share a genomic window:
- a CDS encoding winged helix-turn-helix transcriptional regulator: MDTCSIEKALNMFGEKWKFLIIRELLEGKKRFSELKRNIEAISQKVLTQNLRSLEASGLISRTVYPEIPPRVEYALTDLGFSLKPIMDAIRSWGDTYAKN, encoded by the coding sequence ATGGACACTTGTTCAATCGAAAAAGCTTTAAATATGTTTGGTGAAAAATGGAAATTTTTAATCATCCGTGAGCTTTTAGAAGGTAAAAAAAGATTTTCAGAACTAAAAAGAAATATTGAGGCAATCAGTCAAAAGGTTTTGACTCAAAACTTAAGATCCCTCGAAGCATCAGGACTGATTTCTAGAACTGTATACCCAGAAATTCCTCCCAGAGTCGAATATGCTTTAACAGATTTAGGCTTTAGTTTAAAACCGATTATGGATGCCATCAGAAGTTGGGGAGATACATATGCAAAAAATTGA
- a CDS encoding divergent PAP2 family protein: MSTPEAVIIISIASMVIAQVLKFFIDAIINKRVNESILLSTGGMPSSHSALVTSLATSIGLFEIHDNGQLSTIFAIALVLALVVLHDSMGIRYEASKHARELNQIKLRLNLIENIDVEEKKLKEALGHKPKEVFAGILLGAFIAIVGYFIFVNK; the protein is encoded by the coding sequence ATGTCAACACCAGAAGCAGTAATTATTATCTCAATCGCCTCAATGGTCATCGCTCAAGTATTGAAGTTTTTTATTGATGCCATTATAAATAAAAGAGTGAATGAAAGTATCTTACTTTCAACAGGTGGTATGCCATCTTCACACAGTGCATTAGTTACATCCCTAGCGACATCTATTGGTTTATTTGAAATTCATGACAACGGGCAATTAAGCACAATATTTGCGATTGCTTTAGTACTTGCTTTAGTCGTGTTACATGATTCAATGGGTATTCGTTATGAGGCATCTAAACATGCACGCGAATTAAACCAAATTAAATTACGTTTAAACTTAATTGAAAATATTGATGTTGAAGAAAAGAAATTAAAAGAAGCTTTAGGACACAAACCTAAAGAAGTATTTGCAGGTATTTTATTAGGGGCATTTATTGCCATCGTGGGATATTTTATTTTTGTGAATAAATGA
- a CDS encoding NifU family protein produces MSIEATTEQVNAILKRVRPYIQRDGGDIELVNIEEGIVYVKMGGACDGCAAIDITLKQGIEQMILEHVPGIIAVVTV; encoded by the coding sequence ATGAGTATTGAAGCCACAACAGAACAAGTAAATGCTATTCTAAAGCGTGTTCGCCCATATATCCAAAGAGATGGTGGCGATATTGAACTCGTTAATATCGAGGAAGGTATTGTCTATGTAAAAATGGGTGGTGCATGTGACGGATGTGCAGCAATTGATATTACACTAAAACAAGGAATAGAGCAAATGATCCTAGAACATGTACCTGGGATTATTGCCGTGGTAACCGTCTAA
- a CDS encoding 5-formyltetrahydrofolate cyclo-ligase — MDKKTLRKQILEKRSALTDARKKEAASKVIEKLCEDEHFLKADFVGLFYPANGEMDLMEIISRFPDKIFALPKTVNDKVMYLQYDQFTQLKHASFGIYEPQFGFDITAKLEVILVPCLGITKNFYRLGYGKGYFDKFFKNRLEVYKIGIIYEDEVVDFEPETYDIPMNDYISG; from the coding sequence ATGGATAAGAAAACATTAAGAAAACAAATATTAGAAAAAAGAAGTGCATTAACTGATGCAAGAAAAAAAGAAGCTGCATCAAAGGTGATTGAAAAGTTATGTGAGGACGAACATTTCCTTAAAGCTGATTTTGTTGGATTATTCTATCCTGCAAATGGAGAAATGGATTTAATGGAAATCATATCTCGTTTTCCTGATAAAATCTTTGCTTTACCTAAAACAGTTAATGACAAAGTCATGTATTTACAATATGACCAGTTTACACAACTTAAACATGCAAGTTTTGGTATATATGAACCGCAATTTGGATTTGATATTACAGCAAAACTTGAAGTTATTTTAGTACCATGTTTAGGTATTACTAAAAACTTTTATCGTTTAGGTTATGGTAAAGGTTATTTTGATAAGTTTTTTAAGAACAGATTAGAGGTTTATAAGATTGGAATAATCTATGAAGATGAAGTCGTTGACTTCGAACCTGAAACATATGATATTCCAATGAATGATTACATCTCAGGATAA
- a CDS encoding YutD family protein has protein sequence MIIETEVGTFELIKNYREAFDIQKFTEKYVDVAFDRYTYIVGDLSSEILRLKGFSQDPKGANGYKKIPDYINESCNHNCPFFVLKRVKVEQNKV, from the coding sequence ATGATTATAGAAACAGAAGTGGGTACATTCGAACTCATTAAAAACTATCGTGAAGCTTTTGATATACAAAAGTTTACTGAAAAGTATGTAGATGTTGCTTTTGATAGATATACCTACATAGTAGGTGATCTTTCAAGTGAAATCTTAAGATTGAAAGGATTCTCACAAGATCCTAAGGGTGCAAATGGTTATAAAAAGATTCCAGATTACATTAATGAAAGTTGTAACCACAATTGTCCATTTTTCGTGCTAAAACGTGTAAAAGTGGAGCAAAATAAAGTATAA
- a CDS encoding diadenylate cyclase — protein MPDWAANLSWWTLLDFYIFFILAVFVLKFVLHSKRMLSMFMFYLFTVGIFYVASLLDLPLSKEVFEGLPLITLIFVIVIGAPDIRLTMESMWKETTKTGMLVMGTERTKNEIIKAAAKLSKERIGGLITIEKHNTLDQYASRAITLNADVTHELLLNIFTPNTPLHDGAVIVRGDKLICAGAYFILSSNDNFEKTTGSRHRAALGISEITDALTVVVSEETGSISVAINGVMTKMKDENALNEYLSLFMR, from the coding sequence ATGCCTGATTGGGCTGCAAATTTATCTTGGTGGACACTGCTTGATTTTTATATTTTTTTCATTCTAGCAGTCTTTGTATTAAAATTTGTTTTACACAGTAAACGTATGTTATCAATGTTTATGTTCTACCTATTTACTGTAGGTATTTTCTATGTTGCAAGTTTACTTGATTTACCTCTATCGAAAGAAGTTTTTGAAGGGTTACCTTTAATCACATTAATTTTTGTAATTGTGATTGGAGCACCGGATATTCGCTTAACAATGGAATCCATGTGGAAAGAAACAACTAAAACAGGGATGCTTGTTATGGGTACCGAAAGAACTAAAAATGAAATTATTAAAGCTGCTGCTAAACTTTCTAAAGAAAGAATCGGCGGTTTAATAACAATTGAAAAACATAACACTTTAGATCAATATGCATCACGCGCGATTACGTTAAATGCAGATGTCACTCATGAATTATTGTTAAACATCTTTACACCAAATACACCACTGCATGATGGTGCAGTCATTGTACGTGGAGATAAACTTATCTGTGCTGGTGCGTACTTCATCCTATCTTCAAATGATAACTTTGAAAAAACAACTGGTTCACGTCATAGAGCAGCACTTGGTATTTCTGAGATTACGGATGCCTTAACAGTTGTTGTATCAGAAGAAACTGGTAGTATCTCGGTTGCTATTAATGGTGTGATGACTAAAATGAAAGATGAAAATGCGCTTAATGAGTATTTATCACTCTTCATGCGATAG
- a CDS encoding diguanylate cyclase domain-containing protein → MIAYTQHPIFGVITAVFIVVLVITESILREKVLRNRLTFSFINVAFFVTLIFFYEDQILTNEDLLLYYVVYIYFNYAIFLLALYQTFRNAIINGSYYQLFIKGVKNTKWNVYYVVDQKERIKDISFSLLRELNLSKDEVVGKKFLSVFNSKVRFTKMNGEAAHNRTIEKYFNDYRKTVKPNDSEIMELELQNFNGEPVMLHLNMQPLYVLGRYRGRMAVGEKRTDEELLQVEKTLKATDKELESIRHKFIATLELSDEGLFYIDLDEKTVWMNDTIIDQLNVPSHTLKVTDFRDMIHPQDLQKYLDTISNLTPSKPTYAASYRFKLDDTYIWIKEKGKRLFEDRESSVIMGTITPVHAQYFRKSNIAVLDQIKDENYLLPDLKQLIKNGRPFQLAIINLKNVPKINSEHGRDVGNMLMAQYITRLKQSFITESSDIYRLSGLEFAFTITDPRKMASLHNGVRSQENYLNMTMEYGSITAELEVFIGVAQMYDDAVNAQDLYQNAALALKTAQLPQYKGQGCFFKDIK, encoded by the coding sequence ATGATTGCTTACACTCAACATCCAATATTTGGGGTAATTACAGCCGTTTTTATAGTCGTGCTTGTCATTACTGAATCCATCTTAAGAGAAAAAGTATTAAGAAATAGACTGACATTTTCATTTATAAATGTTGCATTTTTTGTAACGTTAATTTTCTTTTATGAAGACCAAATTCTTACAAATGAAGATTTACTTTTATACTATGTTGTATATATATATTTCAACTATGCAATTTTCTTACTTGCCTTATACCAAACATTTAGAAATGCAATTATTAATGGTTCTTATTATCAACTCTTTATTAAAGGTGTAAAAAACACTAAATGGAATGTATATTACGTTGTTGACCAAAAAGAGAGAATCAAAGATATTTCATTCTCTTTACTGCGTGAACTCAATTTAAGTAAAGATGAAGTTGTTGGTAAAAAATTCTTAAGTGTCTTTAATTCAAAGGTGCGTTTTACTAAGATGAACGGTGAAGCTGCACACAACAGAACAATTGAAAAGTATTTTAATGATTATAGAAAGACAGTTAAACCAAATGATTCTGAAATCATGGAGTTAGAACTTCAAAACTTTAATGGTGAACCTGTTATGCTTCACCTTAACATGCAACCATTATACGTACTTGGTCGTTATCGTGGTCGTATGGCAGTTGGTGAAAAGCGAACTGATGAAGAACTCTTACAAGTAGAAAAGACATTAAAAGCGACAGATAAAGAATTAGAATCTATTCGACATAAGTTTATTGCAACATTAGAATTATCAGATGAAGGTTTATTCTATATTGATTTAGATGAAAAAACAGTATGGATGAACGATACAATCATTGATCAATTAAATGTTCCAAGTCATACACTTAAAGTTACAGACTTTAGAGATATGATTCATCCGCAAGATCTTCAAAAGTATTTAGATACGATTTCAAATCTTACACCATCCAAGCCAACCTATGCAGCGTCTTACAGATTTAAACTAGATGATACATACATTTGGATTAAAGAAAAAGGTAAGCGATTATTTGAAGATAGAGAATCGTCTGTGATCATGGGGACAATTACTCCAGTTCATGCACAGTACTTTAGAAAATCTAATATTGCAGTTCTTGATCAAATTAAAGATGAAAACTATTTATTACCGGATTTAAAACAATTAATCAAAAATGGCAGACCATTCCAACTTGCGATCATTAATCTTAAAAATGTGCCAAAGATTAATAGTGAACATGGCAGAGATGTTGGTAATATGTTAATGGCACAATATATTACAAGACTTAAACAATCATTTATTACAGAAAGTTCAGATATCTATCGTTTAAGTGGATTAGAGTTTGCATTTACAATCACAGATCCACGCAAGATGGCAAGCCTACACAATGGTGTAAGAAGTCAAGAAAACTACTTAAACATGACGATGGAATATGGTTCAATTACTGCTGAACTCGAGGTATTTATTGGGGTTGCACAAATGTATGATGATGCAGTCAATGCACAAGATTTATATCAAAATGCTGCACTTGCACTTAAAACTGCACAACTCCCACAATATAAGGGTCAAGGATGTTTCTTTAAAGATATCAAATAA